In Deltaproteobacteria bacterium GWC2_55_46, a single window of DNA contains:
- a CDS encoding acetyl-CoA carboxylase biotin carboxylase subunit encodes MFNKILIANRGEIAVRIIRACREMGVKTLAVYSEADRESLHTRLADGAICIGPAKSKDSYLNITSLISAMEVADAEAVHPGYGFLAENSGFAEACEKCGIKFIGPTSNTMRLMGNKVQAKKLAEELKVPVLPWSDHAVADEKEALEVSKRIGFPVLIKAAAGGGGRGMKLVHTQASLGSAFNTAKTEALAAFGDGEVFIERFCELPRHIEIQVMADEHGNIIHLGERECSIQRRHQKILEECPSPALDPRLRQKMGEAAVKLAKGIGYTNIGTVEFLLDKNKNFYFMEMNTRVQVEHPVTEMVTGIDLVKSQIQIALGEKLPIKQKNVSMKGHSIECRINAEDPKSFMPCPGKITELILPGGLGVRLDSAIYCGYTVTPHYDNLLAKLIVHAETREEAIARMTRALEEFHIGGIKTNIPLHLKIMRDHDFIAGKTNIDFLSRFT; translated from the coding sequence ATGTTCAATAAGATACTGATAGCAAACAGGGGCGAGATAGCCGTAAGGATAATAAGGGCCTGCCGCGAAATGGGAGTAAAGACCCTGGCGGTATACTCCGAGGCAGACAGGGAGTCCCTTCACACAAGGCTTGCCGACGGAGCCATCTGCATAGGCCCGGCGAAGAGCAAGGACAGCTACCTCAATATAACTTCCCTTATAAGCGCCATGGAGGTCGCTGATGCCGAGGCTGTGCACCCCGGCTACGGCTTCCTCGCAGAGAACTCCGGCTTTGCCGAGGCATGCGAGAAGTGCGGCATAAAGTTCATAGGGCCCACGTCGAACACCATGCGCCTCATGGGAAATAAGGTACAGGCAAAGAAGCTCGCGGAGGAGCTCAAGGTCCCGGTGCTCCCATGGTCCGACCATGCCGTGGCCGACGAGAAGGAGGCCCTTGAGGTCTCCAAGAGGATAGGCTTCCCGGTGCTCATAAAAGCCGCGGCCGGAGGCGGTGGACGTGGCATGAAGCTCGTTCACACGCAGGCGAGCCTCGGCAGCGCCTTCAATACCGCCAAGACAGAGGCCCTGGCGGCCTTCGGCGACGGAGAGGTCTTCATAGAGCGTTTCTGCGAGCTGCCGCGCCATATCGAGATACAGGTCATGGCCGACGAGCACGGCAACATCATACACCTCGGCGAAAGGGAGTGCTCCATACAGAGGAGGCACCAGAAGATACTCGAAGAGTGCCCTTCTCCGGCCCTCGACCCAAGGCTCAGGCAGAAGATGGGCGAGGCTGCTGTGAAGCTTGCCAAGGGCATAGGGTATACGAACATCGGCACGGTCGAGTTCCTGCTCGACAAGAACAAGAACTTCTATTTCATGGAGATGAACACCAGGGTCCAGGTCGAGCACCCGGTGACCGAGATGGTAACCGGCATTGACCTCGTGAAGTCCCAGATTCAGATAGCCCTCGGGGAGAAGCTTCCGATAAAGCAGAAGAACGTCTCCATGAAGGGCCATTCCATAGAGTGCAGGATAAACGCGGAGGACCCAAAGTCATTCATGCCCTGCCCAGGCAAGATAACCGAGCTCATATTGCCCGGCGGCCTCGGCGTGAGGCTCGACAGCGCCATATATTGCGGCTACACCGTTACTCCCCATTATGACAACCTCCTTGCCAAGCTCATCGTCCACGCGGAGACGAGGGAGGAGGCGATAGCGAGGATGACGAGGGCGCTTGAGGAATTCCATATCGGCGGCATCAAGACCAATATCCCTCTGCACCTTAAGATCATGAGGGACCACGACTTCATCGCTGGAAAGACCAATATAGACTTCCTCTCCAGATTTACGTAA
- a CDS encoding acetyl-CoA carboxylase, biotin carboxyl carrier protein: MDIKDIKAIYKFLRETDIVEFELEGPEGKVRLKRGNAYAVQEAIAAPAAAPEEAKSVEAAKNEKARPDNIKVVTSPMVGTFYRSPAPDAAPFIETGSVVRKAQALCIIEAMKLMNEIESEYNGKVVSILVENGQPVEYGEPLFHIEVSK; the protein is encoded by the coding sequence ATGGATATTAAGGATATAAAAGCCATTTACAAGTTCCTGAGGGAGACCGACATAGTCGAGTTCGAGCTCGAGGGGCCGGAAGGCAAGGTGAGGCTCAAACGGGGCAACGCCTACGCCGTACAAGAGGCGATTGCCGCGCCAGCGGCCGCCCCGGAAGAGGCAAAATCCGTCGAGGCCGCTAAGAATGAGAAGGCCAGGCCCGACAACATAAAGGTCGTTACCTCTCCGATGGTCGGCACATTCTACAGGTCCCCGGCCCCGGACGCCGCGCCTTTCATAGAGACGGGCAGCGTCGTCAGGAAGGCACAGGCCCTGTGCATCATAGAGGCTATGAAGCTCATGAACGAAATCGAAAGCGAGTATAACGGAAAGGTCGTGTCGATCCTCGTGGAGAACGGGCAGCCTGTCGAGTACGGCGAGCCGCTCTTCCATATAGAGGTCTCCAAATAG
- a CDS encoding 3-dehydroquinate synthase yields the protein MKRIKVELAERSYDISIERGILKDIGPAMKGLGLKGRAAIVTNPRVGGLYGSTVAESIASSGFTPQFVTVPDGEEYKSLAEASNIFDFLIEHRFERNSPIVALGGGVIGDMAGFVAATYLRGVPYIQVPTTLLSQVDSSVGGKTAVNHPKGKNLIGAFYQPKAVFIDPDVLTTLDERDCKAGLAEVIKYGVIWDPRFFSFLEENSSKLLAPGDALVNAIVRSCEIKAEVVGSDEREEGIRSILNFGHTFGHAIEAVSGYGAYRHGEAVAIGMAMAAAFSARLGMCKDCEPRITALLNSLGLPSSPPAIAPQDFIDAMRLDKKVLGRQIRFVLAEEIGKVCLKEAGEDELTGYLSSFAK from the coding sequence ATGAAAAGAATAAAGGTAGAGCTGGCTGAGAGGTCCTATGATATCTCTATTGAACGGGGGATATTGAAGGACATCGGCCCCGCTATGAAGGGACTTGGACTCAAGGGCAGGGCCGCCATAGTCACCAACCCGAGGGTGGGAGGGCTATACGGAAGTACTGTTGCCGAAAGCATTGCCTCATCCGGCTTCACCCCCCAATTTGTGACTGTACCTGACGGTGAGGAGTACAAGAGCCTTGCCGAGGCCTCGAATATATTCGATTTTTTAATAGAGCACAGGTTCGAGAGGAATTCCCCCATAGTCGCCCTTGGCGGCGGGGTCATCGGGGACATGGCCGGGTTCGTGGCGGCGACCTATTTAAGGGGTGTCCCATATATCCAGGTGCCTACCACCCTCCTTTCCCAGGTAGACAGCTCTGTCGGCGGCAAGACCGCCGTAAACCACCCAAAGGGGAAGAACCTGATCGGCGCCTTCTATCAGCCGAAGGCCGTCTTCATAGACCCTGACGTGCTGACAACACTCGACGAGAGGGATTGTAAGGCAGGGCTTGCCGAGGTCATAAAATACGGGGTCATCTGGGACCCGCGCTTCTTTAGCTTCCTTGAGGAGAACTCATCGAAACTGCTCGCGCCAGGGGATGCGTTGGTCAATGCCATCGTCAGGTCTTGCGAGATAAAGGCCGAGGTCGTAGGCAGTGACGAGAGGGAAGAGGGGATAAGGTCGATACTTAACTTCGGCCATACGTTCGGCCATGCCATAGAGGCCGTCTCCGGCTACGGAGCCTACAGGCATGGCGAGGCGGTGGCCATAGGCATGGCGATGGCAGCCGCCTTTTCCGCGAGGCTTGGCATGTGCAAGGACTGCGAGCCGAGGATAACGGCCCTGTTGAACTCCCTCGGGTTGCCGTCATCGCCCCCGGCCATCGCCCCGCAGGATTTCATCGATGCCATGAGGCTCGATAAAAAGGTCCTTGGAAGGCAGATAAGGTTCGTACTGGCGGAGGAGATAGGCAAGGTCTGTCTCAAGGAGGCCGGGGAGGACGAGCTCACAGGGTACCTCTCCTCTTTCGCAAAGTAA
- a CDS encoding chorismate synthase has translation MLRYLTAGESHGPVLTAIVEGMPAGLEITAAQIDADLARRQSGYGRGARMKIEKDAVEITSGVRHGATLGSPVTLQVKNRDWENWKEIMAPGVVSPSAGASRIVTRPRPGHADLSGGLKYGHRDLRNVLERSSARETTMRVAAGALAKRLLDEFGIKVYSWVVEIGGVHAGIKDEKAEAIFRRAEGSEVRCPDAQASTSMMRRIDSAKKAGDSLGGAFEVVITGVPPGLGSYSQWDRKLNARLSFALMSIQAIKGVEVGMGFEVASRPGSEVHDAIFYSKKGKAAGSWWPQTPRFLRKTNNAGGIEGGMSNGEAIVLRAAMKPIPTLYKPLKSVDIGSKKPFEASVERSDVTAVPAAAVIAESVAAFEVANAFVQKFGGDSIKEIARNYKGYLKEIAAY, from the coding sequence ATGCTCAGATACCTGACAGCCGGAGAATCACACGGACCGGTCCTCACGGCCATCGTAGAAGGCATGCCGGCAGGACTTGAGATAACGGCCGCGCAGATAGACGCAGACCTGGCCAGAAGGCAGTCCGGATACGGCAGGGGCGCCAGGATGAAGATTGAGAAGGATGCCGTTGAGATAACCTCAGGCGTAAGGCACGGCGCTACACTTGGCTCTCCCGTAACCCTTCAGGTAAAAAACCGGGACTGGGAGAACTGGAAAGAGATCATGGCCCCCGGGGTCGTCTCTCCTTCGGCTGGGGCAAGCAGGATTGTGACCAGGCCGAGGCCAGGGCATGCCGACCTTTCCGGCGGGCTCAAGTACGGACACAGGGACTTAAGGAATGTGCTTGAACGTTCGAGCGCGAGGGAGACCACGATGAGGGTCGCCGCTGGTGCGCTCGCGAAGAGGCTCCTCGACGAGTTCGGCATAAAGGTCTACAGCTGGGTGGTGGAGATAGGCGGAGTGCACGCCGGCATTAAAGATGAGAAGGCAGAGGCCATTTTCAGGAGGGCGGAGGGCTCGGAGGTGAGGTGTCCTGACGCTCAAGCCTCGACCTCGATGATGAGGCGGATAGATAGCGCTAAAAAGGCAGGAGACAGCCTTGGAGGGGCTTTTGAGGTCGTTATTACGGGCGTCCCGCCCGGGCTCGGAAGCTATTCTCAATGGGACAGGAAGCTTAACGCAAGGCTCTCATTTGCCCTCATGTCCATTCAGGCGATAAAAGGGGTCGAGGTCGGCATGGGCTTCGAGGTAGCGTCGCGCCCCGGTTCAGAGGTCCATGACGCGATATTCTATTCGAAAAAGGGGAAGGCGGCAGGCTCATGGTGGCCTCAGACGCCGAGGTTTTTGAGGAAGACGAACAACGCTGGTGGTATAGAGGGCGGGATGTCGAACGGAGAGGCGATCGTGCTCCGGGCGGCCATGAAGCCGATACCGACGCTCTATAAGCCGCTCAAGTCCGTTGACATAGGCTCTAAAAAGCCTTTCGAGGCGAGCGTTGAGCGCTCTGACGTGACCGCTGTGCCGGCCGCAGCGGTGATCGCCGAATCGGTAGCCGCTTTTGAAGTCGCCAACGCTTTCGTTCAAAAGTTCGGCGGGGATTCGATCAAAGAGATAGCCCGCAATTACAAGGGGTATCTGAAGGAAATAGCGGCCTATTGA
- a CDS encoding pilus assembly protein PilM, with product MNFSFTRKKDAVAFDIGSNSIKLVQMNRAKKGWELIKMGMAELPPEAIVDGSIIDSMTVTNTLRDLVKEHGVKVKDAVSSLTGHSVIIKKVSFPAMTEDELADSIQWEAEQYIPFPISDVNIDFQILGADSEGRGQMDVMLVAVKKDVINDYTNVIKEAGLNPVVIDVDSFALENMMEINYPIAPGENIAMVNIGASITSISVILGGLTIFTRSIPMGGNQFTEEIQRQLSVSFRDAEDLKTGRKAASEQESSELASSVGSVSTNLTFEVKRSLDFFLGGAQGSYVSKIYLSGGGSKVAGLQNLMQDKTSIPVEVVNPFKSIEASSKQFDRERLKEAAPFFGVAVGLATRRFADR from the coding sequence ATGAATTTTTCGTTTACGAGGAAGAAGGACGCGGTGGCCTTCGATATCGGCTCCAACTCCATCAAGCTTGTGCAGATGAACCGGGCCAAGAAGGGCTGGGAACTCATCAAGATGGGCATGGCCGAGCTCCCGCCGGAGGCGATAGTGGACGGGTCCATCATCGACTCGATGACCGTCACGAACACCTTGAGGGACCTTGTAAAGGAACACGGCGTAAAGGTGAAGGACGCCGTATCCTCCCTCACAGGCCATTCCGTCATTATCAAGAAGGTCAGCTTCCCGGCGATGACCGAGGATGAGCTGGCCGACTCCATCCAGTGGGAGGCTGAGCAGTATATCCCGTTCCCCATCTCGGACGTAAACATCGACTTCCAGATACTCGGGGCCGACTCCGAGGGCAGGGGGCAGATGGACGTGATGCTCGTGGCCGTCAAGAAGGACGTCATAAACGACTACACCAACGTCATAAAGGAGGCGGGGCTCAACCCCGTCGTCATAGACGTCGATTCCTTCGCCCTTGAGAACATGATGGAGATAAACTACCCGATAGCCCCTGGTGAGAACATCGCCATGGTCAATATCGGCGCCAGCATAACAAGCATCAGCGTGATACTCGGGGGCCTCACCATATTCACCCGGTCCATACCCATGGGAGGCAACCAGTTCACCGAGGAGATACAGAGGCAATTGAGCGTTAGCTTCAGGGACGCGGAGGACCTGAAGACCGGAAGGAAAGCGGCCTCCGAGCAGGAATCTTCCGAGCTTGCCTCCTCCGTCGGGTCGGTATCCACCAACCTCACCTTCGAGGTCAAGAGGTCCCTTGATTTCTTCCTGGGCGGCGCGCAGGGCTCGTACGTCAGCAAGATATACCTCTCCGGCGGCGGGTCGAAGGTGGCTGGGCTGCAAAACCTGATGCAGGACAAGACCTCGATACCGGTGGAGGTCGTGAACCCCTTCAAGAGCATCGAGGCCAGCTCCAAGCAGTTCGACCGCGAGAGGCTCAAGGAGGCGGCGCCTTTCTTCGGCGTCGCGGTCGGCCTTGCCACAAGGAGGTTCGCCGACAGATGA
- a CDS encoding transcriptional regulator — protein sequence MSKNNLKKIREGMLLSKSELARKAGVSSLTIDRIERGYACRLETKRKIIYALGLKVTEKGKVFLD from the coding sequence ATGTCGAAAAATAATCTAAAAAAGATACGTGAGGGCATGCTCCTCAGCAAATCCGAACTCGCCAGGAAAGCCGGGGTCTCCTCGCTTACCATCGACAGGATCGAAAGGGGCTATGCCTGCAGGCTTGAGACGAAGCGGAAGATAATCTACGCGTTAGGGCTCAAGGTGACAGAAAAAGGCAAGGTCTTCCTGGATTGA
- a CDS encoding histidine kinase: MRHMLSVILRKEGYETVSFADAAKALECLENEYFDFILSDIRMPGMDGVAFLKALKERGASKTVIMMSAYGTMDTAIECMKLGAYDFISKPFKADEIILTVKKAEERERLRKENLRLREEAAREYDISRIRTSDAGMLAILELVKKVSDYSTSVLITGESGTGKELVARAIHYCGSRASSPFVVVNCGAIPGPLLESELFGHVKGAFTDAHRNKTGLFQEADGGTIFLDEAGELPLELQVKLLRVLQEGEVRRVGDNKPGKVDTRVVAATIKDLRAEVNKGTFRDDLFYRLNVIEIKLPPLRERAGDIPALAEYFVGKYSARFGKGCKKISKEAMDALTSYPWPGNIRELENVIERAMILEEAGTIGKGSLPILSGPRPAEAQGLSIKKAHESTERELIMKALEKTHNNRTKAAALLEISHRALLYKIKSYGL; encoded by the coding sequence ATGCGGCATATGCTCTCGGTCATCCTCAGGAAAGAGGGCTACGAGACGGTATCGTTTGCGGATGCCGCCAAGGCGCTTGAGTGCCTTGAGAACGAGTACTTTGATTTCATTCTGTCGGATATCAGGATGCCCGGCATGGACGGGGTAGCCTTCCTGAAGGCCCTTAAGGAAAGGGGCGCGTCAAAGACCGTTATCATGATGAGCGCCTACGGCACGATGGATACGGCGATAGAGTGCATGAAGCTCGGCGCGTACGACTTCATATCAAAGCCCTTCAAGGCCGACGAGATAATACTGACTGTTAAAAAGGCCGAGGAGAGGGAGAGGCTCAGGAAGGAGAACCTGAGGCTCAGGGAAGAGGCGGCCAGGGAGTACGATATTTCAAGGATACGCACCTCTGACGCCGGGATGCTCGCTATCCTTGAGCTTGTGAAAAAGGTCTCTGATTATTCAACCTCCGTCCTTATAACCGGCGAGAGCGGCACTGGCAAGGAGCTTGTGGCCCGCGCGATACATTACTGCGGAAGCAGGGCATCGAGTCCCTTCGTGGTCGTCAACTGCGGCGCGATACCCGGCCCGCTCCTTGAAAGCGAGCTCTTCGGCCATGTGAAGGGCGCGTTCACTGACGCGCACAGGAACAAGACCGGGCTTTTCCAGGAGGCGGACGGAGGGACCATCTTCCTGGACGAGGCCGGAGAGCTGCCGCTCGAGCTGCAGGTAAAGCTCCTTCGGGTATTGCAGGAGGGGGAGGTCAGGAGGGTAGGGGACAACAAGCCCGGCAAGGTAGATACCAGGGTAGTGGCGGCTACTATCAAAGACCTGAGGGCTGAGGTAAACAAGGGTACGTTCAGGGACGACCTCTTCTACAGGCTTAACGTGATAGAGATAAAGCTTCCTCCTCTGCGGGAGCGTGCCGGGGATATACCGGCCCTCGCCGAGTATTTTGTGGGGAAGTACTCGGCCAGGTTCGGTAAAGGCTGCAAGAAGATCTCAAAAGAGGCTATGGATGCCCTTACCTCGTATCCATGGCCCGGCAACATACGGGAGCTTGAGAACGTCATAGAGCGCGCGATGATACTCGAAGAGGCCGGGACGATAGGCAAGGGATCTCTCCCGATACTTTCCGGCCCTCGCCCGGCAGAGGCGCAGGGCCTCTCTATAAAAAAGGCGCATGAATCGACCGAGAGGGAGCTTATAATGAAGGCCCTCGAGAAGACCCATAATAACAGGACAAAGGCCGCCGCCCTCCTTGAGATAAGCCACAGGGCCCTTCTTTATAAGATAAAAAGTTACGGACTATGA
- a CDS encoding peptidase A24: MSEDFILILPFVFGAIIGSFLNVCIYRVPLGLSVVSPPSSCPNCSRRIPFYFNIPVLSYIILRGRCSSCGEPFSLRYPVVEAATGLFGLFTVLRFGLSVEAIVYFVFICALIVITFIDLDLKIIPDVISLPGVAIGLVASFFLPYPGVLNSFIGAIAGGGILFLVAWGYYMATGHEGMGGGDVKLLAMIGAFLGWKGVIVTLLFGSFIGAVIGVILMLAFGKGGRYAIPFGPFLALGAAVHLFFGDWIITWYIARATGV, from the coding sequence ATGTCCGAAGACTTCATATTGATCCTGCCCTTCGTTTTTGGGGCCATAATCGGCAGTTTCCTCAACGTCTGCATATACAGGGTCCCCCTTGGGCTCTCGGTCGTTTCCCCTCCTTCAAGCTGTCCGAACTGCTCCAGGCGCATCCCCTTTTATTTTAATATCCCCGTTCTAAGCTATATCATATTGCGCGGCAGGTGCTCTTCATGCGGCGAGCCGTTCTCTTTAAGGTATCCTGTCGTCGAGGCCGCTACCGGCCTTTTCGGCCTCTTTACCGTCTTACGGTTCGGGCTCTCCGTTGAGGCCATCGTCTACTTCGTATTTATTTGCGCCCTCATCGTCATCACCTTCATCGACCTCGACCTTAAGATAATACCGGATGTCATAAGCCTGCCGGGCGTGGCAATTGGGCTTGTGGCCTCGTTTTTTCTCCCTTACCCAGGGGTCCTCAACTCATTCATAGGCGCCATAGCCGGCGGCGGGATACTCTTCCTGGTGGCCTGGGGATATTACATGGCTACAGGCCATGAGGGCATGGGCGGAGGGGATGTAAAGCTTCTTGCCATGATAGGCGCCTTCCTCGGCTGGAAGGGCGTGATCGTGACGCTTCTTTTCGGCTCCTTCATTGGCGCTGTCATAGGCGTCATATTGATGCTCGCCTTTGGCAAGGGCGGCAGGTACGCTATCCCCTTCGGGCCGTTCCTTGCCCTCGGGGCAGCGGTACACCTCTTTTTCGGCGATTGGATCATAACCTGGTACATTGCGCGGGCAACGGGCGTTTAG
- a CDS encoding bifunctional ornithine acetyltransferase/N-acetylglutamate synthase, whose product MASDFLRSGKIFDLRVPGFRAAGVSCGIKKNGRKDLAVIVSDSPARVAGVFTTNSVKAAPVLLDMKRVRKGTASGIIVNSGNANACTGREGLKNSEAMAAIAEKALGLRKGSMLVASTGVIGVPLPIKKIESGMPTVAKMIGYDGLHSAVEAMMTTDAFPKKTVGKAKIGGSGVTVAGIAKGAGMICPNMATMLAFFMTDANIKSPALSRALKAAVDRSFNSIIVDNDTSTNDTVLIFANGSDGNEIKDGTREFAAFTDLLTSLAVELSHMIVRDGEGATRFVEIEVAGAATDEDARLAARTVAESMLCKTAFFGGDPNWGRIIAAIGRSGAKMKEERTSISINGVKVASGGLDTGKEKEAARAMKTRELYVKVSLGAGKRSSRVWTSDLTYEYVKINSAYRT is encoded by the coding sequence ATGGCATCTGATTTTTTAAGGTCCGGCAAGATCTTCGACTTGAGGGTGCCGGGCTTCAGGGCCGCCGGGGTATCCTGCGGCATCAAAAAGAACGGCAGGAAGGATCTCGCCGTCATAGTAAGCGACAGCCCGGCCAGGGTCGCGGGTGTATTTACCACCAATAGCGTAAAGGCCGCCCCGGTCCTTCTCGACATGAAGAGGGTAAGGAAGGGGACCGCGAGCGGCATCATAGTCAACAGCGGCAACGCCAACGCCTGCACCGGCAGGGAGGGCTTGAAGAACTCCGAAGCCATGGCTGCCATAGCCGAGAAGGCCCTGGGGCTCAGGAAGGGCAGCATGCTGGTGGCCTCGACCGGGGTGATAGGCGTGCCTCTGCCCATCAAAAAGATAGAGTCCGGGATGCCGACGGTCGCGAAGATGATCGGGTACGACGGCCTTCATTCAGCTGTCGAGGCGATGATGACTACAGACGCCTTCCCCAAAAAGACGGTCGGCAAGGCGAAGATAGGCGGGTCCGGGGTCACTGTAGCCGGCATCGCCAAGGGCGCCGGCATGATATGCCCGAACATGGCTACCATGCTCGCATTCTTCATGACCGACGCGAATATCAAAAGCCCGGCCCTTTCCAGGGCATTGAAGGCCGCGGTAGACCGGTCGTTCAACAGCATAATAGTAGACAACGACACTTCGACCAACGATACTGTGCTGATATTCGCCAACGGCTCGGACGGCAATGAGATAAAGGACGGCACCAGGGAGTTTGCCGCCTTCACAGACCTCCTTACATCTTTGGCTGTGGAGCTATCCCATATGATAGTCAGGGACGGCGAAGGGGCAACAAGGTTCGTGGAGATAGAGGTGGCGGGGGCCGCTACCGACGAGGACGCAAGGCTTGCTGCGCGGACAGTGGCAGAGTCGATGCTCTGCAAGACCGCCTTCTTTGGCGGAGACCCGAACTGGGGGCGCATTATCGCGGCCATAGGCAGGTCGGGGGCGAAGATGAAAGAGGAGAGGACGTCCATATCGATAAACGGCGTCAAGGTGGCCTCAGGCGGTCTCGATACCGGCAAGGAAAAAGAGGCCGCGAGGGCCATGAAGACGAGGGAGCTCTATGTCAAGGTCTCGCTCGGGGCCGGTAAGCGCTCTTCAAGGGTCTGGACCTCTGACCTTACATACGAATACGTCAAGATAAACTCGGCTTACAGGACCTAA